The Salinigranum rubrum genome contains the following window.
CAACGTCATCATGGACAAAGAAAGTGAGCCGCTCTTCGCGTTCGAATTGGACTGACCGATCCTGGACTGCCCGACGAACGATATACGGTTGCTGACTTCCCGAACCATCCGACTCTGTCTGGGAACTACCACCAGTCATCTTACCAGAGTCAGAGGGAGCAGGTTCGGTTCCCTCGGTGGGTTCTTGTTGTTCGGCTGGCGTCGAGTTCACATTATCTGATGACGATTCGCTCGAGGTCTGTTCGTCTTGAGTGTCGGGCTTTTCGTCGGTGTCGTCACCCCAAAGGTCGTCGCCTGACCCCGATTTAAGCCCGGTCATGCTTTCACCTCCGTCTCGTCACGGTCCAATTCACCTGGATTTGGTGGGTTTGGAGCCTCGATGTTCCCTTCTGACTCTAAGTGGCGGGCGAGTCGGTCGAATTGAGCGAGGGTTTCGAGTTCGTAGTCGCGTCGCTGGTTCCGATGTTCTTGGATGTAACGATAGGCGCTACATTTCTCTCGCCAGCATCCTTCAAGCAACGATGTGCGATCGCCGAAGACGACTGGAGTGTCGAATCCTTGCTCTTCAATCTCTCCAATAATCGCTTTTTGATCGCGAGTCCCTTTCACGCGGTTCGGGACGACCGCTAACACTCCGATGTTGATTTCTAGTTGACTCTCGAGGTTCGTTACGAGGTCGTTCAAGCCACTTACCGACGCTTGCCCCTTACCCGATGGCTCGAACGGAAGAACGATATTTCTCGTCGCGTCTAGGGCATTGTAGAGGTGTGGACCGGAGCTTGCAGGTGGATCCACGATGAGAACGTCGTACTGTTTATGGATTTCTGCCTCACGAAGAACCCGCTGTAACTGGGTGTACATCGGGAATGACTCTCCGAAATCGCTCCGTGCATCGCGTTCCTTCCGGAGTGCCTCGGCTAAGTCCTCCAACCGGTTATGTTCCGGGATGATGTCGACCCCGTGTTCGACCGTCTTGATAAGATCGGTTAATTCACCACTGTTACGATTAACGAGGTGGTGAACAAGAGTGTCAACCTCGCTGTTGGCACGGTCCTGGTCGACGTCAAAGAGGTAGCTCAGGTCTCCGTCTTGCGGGTCAAGCGGAACTGCGAGCACGTCGAGTCCGGCTCTGGCGTGTGCTACGGCCAGATTTGCTGTCATCGTCGTTTTGCCGACGCCACCTGCCTCACTGTACACCGCGTACGAGAGCATAGGAAAACCCTCAGTTGCTACAAATATAAGATTACGTCAGACGCTACAAATGCACTAAACAACTGATTACAACAATTCAATCAATCATTTAATACAACTATTTGTAACAAGCGTTTGCAACATGCATTTGGAATATGCACTTGTAACAGACAATTCATACACTAACATGAACCAATGTTTGCAGCGCTAATTTGTAACAAGCATTTGTAACACATATTTTGAAGGAGAACTCACTCTTGCATCGCTAGACGCGAGGCGGGCTTGTCGACACGGTTAACCAACAAGGTGATAGAGAGAGCCAATTGTTGGTTAAGCTTGGCGCTCTTACGTAAAGCTACGGAGACGCAACAGAGCAAGCGTCCCGATTCGCTGCTGTCTATCGATGTCTCATATGCTACCCAACATAGAGACTCCAGATCGACTCATTCCGTAGCTTTGCGTAAGAGCGAAGCTTGATCTGCAATAGAAACGCCGGACACGACCCTAAACCCAGAGTTCCACTGCATGGGTCTACGGGCCTGCAACCGTAGAGTGAATGAGAACCGTACGATGTTGTATCTCCTCCCTGCTCGCATCTTTTCTTCGTCGCTCTCTGAAGAAGGAGGCTAGCGCCTCGATTCGGCTAAATCCATCCGCGTACCGATCGCAGTATATACCCAAGTATCACCCCTGTAAACAGGACCAGCGGCCCGTCAGACATCTCGCCTCGATAAACTAGGAAAGCTATGCCGATGTAAAGCACGAGTACGAGTATCGTAGCGGTAATAAGGACAATTACTCGCCAAGCTGTAATTCCTGCATCCTGCAGTCGAGTCTTGGCTACGTCTGTTTGCATATCCATGAATTCTGTTGAGTAGTCATCAAACTCGCGGTTACTCTTCCGAAACAGACTTCCAGCCGATCCTCACTACTCAAGTGAGATTGAACATATATCAGACAACGACTCTCCGAAAACACGGAGCGCCGAATTAAGTGAGTTCAAATCACACAAGAATGGATAATCTCGTGGTATTATGGACATAGCAAGTTCTGCAGAACAAAAGAGTTCGTCAACCGAGTCGCGCTGCGGAATCATGATGACGAGTGTTGCCTGAGGGAGGAAATGCGTCAGCTCAAAGCGTTCATCCGGCTAAATCTACGGTTGGTTGAGGAGGATGCCTTGTTCAGACTGAGAATGACAACTACAAATCGAGGGGCAACTGAAATAATGACAGAAATGGTCTCGAGTGGCCTCACGCCCCGCGCTCAGTAACGAATGAGGAAACTTGGTGGTCAAGTAGTTTCATCAGTGTCCTCGACATCGGAGAGGTTGCTGAGTGCCTCCTGTTGTCGTGCCGTAAGTCCTTCACTCATCCGACCGCGAGACGCTTTGACTGCTTGCTCAAGTTCTTTAGTTTCGTCCGCGTCAAGCGTCCCGAATCCTTCACGCCAATCGGCTGCCGTCTCGTCCAGAAGCCGAGTTATCAAGTCTGTGAAACTCTCATCGTCTCGTTTACGAGCTTTCAGACGTTCATACACGTCTTCTGTAAGATCGATAGTTGTTCCCATGACTTGTGTTTACCCCCGTGGACACAAAAGCAGTGACAAAGCCATCGGAACACCGGGGCGTGGAGCCTAGTTGAGAAGATGCGATGGAGAAATTGAGGCGGATGGAACCTCCACGCGCTGTGTGCGAGAAGAATTCTCGAATTGAATAGGGTATCTTAATCGATGCATCCAGATGCGCACAGGGCGACAACAAGGTCGAAAGAGAGGCTGGCTAGGACTACCAGGACGAGAGGGGCCAAGGACGAACTCCAGTCACCCTGGCAACCTACCAAGAAGCAAACCTGTCGTGGGGAGACTGACCCCCCCACGTTTCCGACGTCTCCGCCGGACCCATCGAACCCCACGTTTCCGTCGTAACTTTTGGCCCCCTCATTTCCGTCGTTTCCTTACGCCTCACCCCACATTTCCGTCGTTCAGGGAGTCCAGTGAGTGGGGAGAAGCTACTCTCGAGTCCAGTCCTGCATCCGACTGTCCTCAAGGATCGTTTCGCGAACGACTTGCAGGTCTTCGATGAGACGGTTCTGAAGATGAATTCCACCTGCACTACCCTTGTTGATCTTTTCAATTTCGATGACCCCGAGGAACGCTTGTTCTTTTAGAATGTCGCGGAATCGTCGAACCGAGAGGATGTCCATATCGAGGTGGTTGCAGATTCGTTCGTACTGGTCGTACACCCGGCTCGTGAGGAAGGCTTCGTCGTTGGAGTTGACGCTTAATTCGGTCAGTGCGAGTAGCGCGGCTTTCGCTTGCGTGGGCGCACCGTTCACGAGTTCTCTAAACCGGTCCTTTTCGGCATGTTGCTGAGCTTGCCGAACGTGTTCCTCCGTCACTTGCTCTGCACCGGCCTCAAATGCGACCTCCCCAGCATGACGAAGAATATCAATCGCCTTCCGAGCGTCGCCGTGTTCCTGCGCAGCAAAAGCAGCTGAGAGCGGAATCACGTCCTCGGAAAGAACGTCGTCCTGGAAGGCGTCCTCCCGATTGAACATGATTTCGCGAAGCTGGTTCGCATCGTACGGTTTGAAGAACAGTTCCTTGTGCTGGAAGCTGCTTTTCACGCGCTCGTTGACGTTATCGACATACTGAATCTTGTTACTGATCGCGATGATGCCTACACTACAGTTAATCTTCCCTGCTTCCTCAGCTCGTGAGAGTTTCATCAGGACGCTATCGTCATTCATTAGATCGATCTCGTCCAAGATGATGATCACAGAATCAAATTGTGCGTCAAGCGTCTTCCAGAGGAGTTTGTAATACTTCGACGTGCTGAGACCAGTGTGAGGGACGGTGATTCCAGTAGTTGATTCATCGTTCAATTTCGCCGCAAGAGATGAGACAGCTTGAGTCTCGGTATTGTCCTCAGCACAATCAATATACGCTGTTCCAATCTCTACACCGTCTTGGGCGGCATTTTGCGCCCGTTGACTGACGTGTTTTGAAACAAGAGATTTACCAGTCCCTGTCTTCCCGTAGATCATCACGTTCTCTGGAGAGTACCCGTGGAC
Protein-coding sequences here:
- a CDS encoding ParA family protein, translating into MLSYAVYSEAGGVGKTTMTANLAVAHARAGLDVLAVPLDPQDGDLSYLFDVDQDRANSEVDTLVHHLVNRNSGELTDLIKTVEHGVDIIPEHNRLEDLAEALRKERDARSDFGESFPMYTQLQRVLREAEIHKQYDVLIVDPPASSGPHLYNALDATRNIVLPFEPSGKGQASVSGLNDLVTNLESQLEINIGVLAVVPNRVKGTRDQKAIIGEIEEQGFDTPVVFGDRTSLLEGCWREKCSAYRYIQEHRNQRRDYELETLAQFDRLARHLESEGNIEAPNPPNPGELDRDETEVKA
- a CDS encoding antitoxin VapB family protein, giving the protein MGTTIDLTEDVYERLKARKRDDESFTDLITRLLDETAADWREGFGTLDADETKELEQAVKASRGRMSEGLTARQQEALSNLSDVEDTDETT
- the orc4 gene encoding DNA replication protein Orc4, with amino-acid sequence MTPDSSPSSVDDPLFESGHRIFANKDLLKIGHVPEADRIVGRDEEISKLAKRLNGAVHGYSPENVMIYGKTGTGKSLVSKHVSQRAQNAAQDGVEIGTAYIDCAEDNTETQAVSSLAAKLNDESTTGITVPHTGLSTSKYYKLLWKTLDAQFDSVIIILDEIDLMNDDSVLMKLSRAEEAGKINCSVGIIAISNKIQYVDNVNERVKSSFQHKELFFKPYDANQLREIMFNREDAFQDDVLSEDVIPLSAAFAAQEHGDARKAIDILRHAGEVAFEAGAEQVTEEHVRQAQQHAEKDRFRELVNGAPTQAKAALLALTELSVNSNDEAFLTSRVYDQYERICNHLDMDILSVRRFRDILKEQAFLGVIEIEKINKGSAGGIHLQNRLIEDLQVVRETILEDSRMQDWTRE